In Capsicum annuum cultivar UCD-10X-F1 chromosome 7, UCD10Xv1.1, whole genome shotgun sequence, one genomic interval encodes:
- the LOC107878199 gene encoding protein EFFECTOR OF TRANSCRIPTION 2 — MASADRSLIIRLKREDCKRTKHDQAFSDWKILIGPNDWEDHLLGKEGAEKYRTQNLPNCTSCSGVYELGIAVPWLRSTRLDPDHIVPVYVGKSDSVRIRLQRYGREGAHLENGCSNSELHDNEIISASKRAGLFTETFARGFSIVYRWAPTNNNKDAERTEAQLLDKFDYAWNKGSNGVRRHNDVLCKLDSISRATHLPAFIRKLQLSLEKQKGVRIKACKPLLLKNGSDFHDSFKNTNFLPQVFKFGRSQPRIVSFSFGVNDDPNTICGVALGHGSVCIRPPIAGNKRCAEHKGMKVNSVNSKLIAEGNESTRPCESRGEENAPICGFILDCGSPCARKPFQGNKRCLEHKGRRNRGFVSQTMTDKIGRSTYNPILEYRTSSSKDYQQILSSRTDIQQFQHFSSSLIHHNHNVICGVHLNDGSFCTRQPAVGRKRCEGHKGMRVKEPISKQLGSEIPSVFAGSAAKISSGKKHWNIDTPAVNHYPTCGATLHNGSFCRRKPSEGNKRCWQHKGRKK; from the exons ATGGCATCTGCTGACAGATCCTTAATCATTCGTCTCAAAAGAGAAGACTGTAAGCGCACTAAACACGATCAAGCTTTCTCCGATTGGAAG ATTTTAATTGGCCCTAATGATTGGGAAGATCATTTACTGGGGAAGGAAGGCGCAGAGAAATATAGGACTCAGAACCTGCCAAACTGCACCTCGTGCTCTGGAGTTTATGAATTGGGAATAGCTGTGCCATGGCTCCGATCTACCAGACTTGACCCTGATCATATTGTTCCTGTGTATGTTGGAAAATCTGACAGTGTTAGGATTAGGCTGCAGCGATATGGCCGTGAAGGTGCTCATTTAGAGAATGGTTGCTCGAATAGTGAGCTGCACGACAATGAAATTATATCTGCTTCAAAGAGAGCAGGATTATTTACAGAAACATTCGCAAGAGGCTTCTCTATTGTTTACCGGTGGGCGCCT ACAAACAACAATAAAGATGCTGAGAGAACTGAAGCCCAGCTGCTCGACAAATTTGATTATGCTTGGAATAAAGGCAGTAATGGTGTACGTCGCCACAATGATGTCCTCTGCAAGCTTGATAGCATTTCAAGAGCAACTCATCTTCCTGCTTTCATTAGGAAGCTTCAATTGTCCCTTGAGAAACAAAAGGGCGTCAGAATCAAAGCGTGCAAGCCCCTTTTATTGAAGAATGGATCTGATTTTCATGATAGCTTCAAAAACACCAACTTCCTTCCCCAAGTATTCAAATTTGGGCGATCTCAGCCAAGGATAGTTTCATTTAGTTTTGGTGTAAATGACGATCCAAATACTATTTGTGGTGTGGCTTTAGGTCATGGATCTGTTTGCATAAGGCCTCCAATAGCAGGAAATAAAAGATGTGCTGAGCACAAGGGAATGAAGGTAAACAGTGTAAATTCGAAGTTGATTGCAGAAGGAAATGAGAGCACAAGACCTTGCGAAAGTAGAGGTGAAGAAAATGCTCCAATTTGTGGTTTTATCTTGGACTGTGGTTCTCCTTGTGCAAGAAAACCATTCCAGGGAAACAAAAGATGTCTAGAACACAAGGGAAGGAGAAATCGGGGCTTCGTTTCTCAGACAATGACAGACAAAATTGGCCGGTCGACCTACAATCCGATACTGGAATACAGGACTTCTTCTAGTAAGGACTATCAACAGATCTTATCTAGTAGAACTGATATACAACAGTTTCAACATTTCTCCAGTTCTCTTATCCACCATAACCACAATGTCATATGTGGAGTTCATTTAAATGACGGTAGTTTCTGCACCCGGCAACCTGCAGTAGGAAGAAAGCGCTGTGAAGGACATAAGGGTATGAGGGTTAAAGAGCCCATTTCTAAGCAATTAGGATCTGAAATACCAAGTGTATTTGCAGGTTCAGCTGCCAAAATTAGCAGTGGAAAAAAGCATTGGAATATAGACACTCCAGCAGTCAACCATTATCCAACTTGTGGAGCAACCTTGCATAATGGTTCTTTTTGCAGAAGGAAACCTTCGGAAGGTAATAAAAGATGTTGGCAGCACAAAGGCAGAAAGAAGTGA